From Novosphingobium resinovorum, the proteins below share one genomic window:
- a CDS encoding gamma-glutamylcyclotransferase family protein, whose amino-acid sequence MLKATEAEIETVREYFEWQAPDLQVVFLQKVYSEAVLNTRHDVWDIHTNKDRWWVITGGTNLYSQAQFPNMDLALTFHIGLMLRIPRTEEQQENDLRVLPFKPVLEKMEDVGAAMTQAHNLADYQAVGVRCRETLLALIGAAQDAAVWTDAPPQRANFRAWTDIIFNDLLPSESNKERRGAIKQMLESAWTFTNWLTHAKSATWLDADMAHALTQQAVQMAMTQILRALRGVPEACPQCGSPYLEPEHGENSSAPGVLWERPACTECDWTGRPVPVLDTEAGRPIIMREGEQTHEHSIMTVPLRMIAKPGDPVVAPLQDMETGPPEHVVYFAYGSNMSTVRLRERMPSCEPLGIATLPGHALRFHKRSKDKSGKCNAFATNDDQSVVGVLFSFDPAERARLDRAEGVGNGYEHATVTVINDEGRRRKVLTYLASPDAIDDALKPYGWYKDFVLSGCAEHGLPADYIAAYVQAVEATADADTVRDARERAKLGAAVSSGSGPHGLPVATPSD is encoded by the coding sequence ATGCTGAAAGCTACCGAAGCGGAAATTGAAACTGTCCGGGAATATTTTGAGTGGCAGGCGCCTGATCTTCAGGTCGTGTTCCTTCAGAAGGTCTATTCCGAAGCCGTCCTGAACACCCGCCATGACGTGTGGGACATTCATACCAACAAAGACCGCTGGTGGGTTATCACGGGCGGCACGAACCTCTACTCCCAGGCGCAGTTTCCTAACATGGATCTCGCGCTCACCTTCCATATTGGTCTGATGCTCCGCATTCCTCGAACCGAGGAACAGCAGGAAAATGACCTTCGCGTCCTGCCGTTCAAGCCGGTGCTCGAGAAGATGGAGGATGTCGGCGCCGCGATGACACAAGCGCACAATCTTGCGGATTATCAGGCCGTCGGCGTGCGGTGTCGCGAAACCTTGCTTGCGTTAATTGGGGCTGCGCAGGACGCCGCGGTCTGGACCGATGCACCACCGCAACGCGCAAATTTCCGCGCGTGGACCGACATCATCTTTAACGATCTTCTGCCGAGCGAGTCGAATAAGGAACGTCGGGGCGCGATCAAGCAGATGCTCGAATCCGCCTGGACCTTCACCAACTGGCTGACTCACGCCAAGTCCGCGACATGGCTCGACGCGGACATGGCGCACGCGTTGACGCAGCAGGCTGTGCAAATGGCAATGACGCAGATCCTGCGCGCGCTGCGCGGTGTCCCCGAGGCGTGCCCGCAATGCGGGTCACCATACTTGGAACCCGAGCATGGCGAGAATAGCTCCGCACCCGGCGTCTTGTGGGAGCGGCCGGCTTGTACCGAGTGCGACTGGACCGGCCGGCCCGTCCCGGTCCTCGACACCGAGGCCGGACGGCCGATCATCATGCGGGAAGGCGAGCAGACCCACGAGCATAGCATCATGACCGTGCCGTTGCGCATGATCGCGAAGCCTGGCGATCCAGTGGTTGCGCCGCTGCAGGATATGGAGACCGGGCCACCAGAGCATGTCGTATATTTCGCTTACGGATCCAACATGTCGACCGTCCGACTGCGCGAGCGGATGCCAAGCTGCGAGCCGCTCGGCATTGCGACCCTCCCGGGCCATGCTCTGCGATTCCACAAACGCAGCAAGGACAAGTCGGGCAAGTGCAACGCGTTCGCCACGAATGACGACCAGAGCGTGGTGGGTGTCCTGTTCAGCTTCGATCCCGCCGAGCGCGCGAGGCTCGACCGGGCCGAGGGAGTCGGCAACGGCTATGAGCATGCGACCGTCACAGTCATCAACGACGAAGGCCGGCGCCGCAAGGTGCTGACTTATCTTGCCAGCCCGGACGCGATTGACGACGCTCTCAAGCCCTATGGCTGGTACAAGGACTTCGTGCTGTCCGGATGCGCCGAGCACGGGCTCCCGGCTGACTATATCGCGGCCTACGTCCAAGCTGTCGAGGCGACGGCAGACGCCGACACGGTGCGCGATGCGAGAGAACGGGCGAAGCTCGGTGCCGCCGTCTCATCGGGGTCCGGGCCGCATGGCCTTCCGGTAGCAACGCCTTCGGACTGA
- a CDS encoding GIY-YIG nuclease family protein, with product MATGTLYVLRSRSTHPTIAAHRELIHKIGITGSSVEARIAGAADDATYLLAGVDVVATYKLYDINRPRLEALIHRVLDSVRFDAKIPDRFGKLVRPREWFMVPLHIIDEIVGRIGDGTLAGMTYDPASVMLCRKRNEPA from the coding sequence CTGGCGACAGGCACACTCTACGTCCTACGCAGCAGGTCGACCCACCCGACCATCGCCGCGCATCGCGAGCTGATCCACAAGATCGGCATCACCGGCAGCTCAGTTGAGGCCCGCATAGCGGGGGCTGCCGATGACGCCACGTATCTCCTTGCGGGCGTGGATGTGGTTGCCACATACAAGTTATACGACATCAACCGTCCACGCCTGGAAGCGCTGATCCACCGCGTCCTCGACAGCGTGCGATTCGATGCCAAAATACCCGACCGCTTTGGCAAGCTGGTCCGCCCGCGCGAATGGTTCATGGTGCCACTGCATATTATTGATGAGATAGTCGGCCGCATCGGGGATGGCACATTGGCTGGGATGACATACGATCCTGCTTCCGTGATGTTGTGCCGGAAACGAAATGAACCGGCTTAG